A genome region from Arachidicoccus soli includes the following:
- a CDS encoding IS1634 family transposase, whose protein sequence is MDRVRHEIILHLGKLEELETPEQKRDMAIRINTLMRQYHRKELDLFKHEDPQVEILAQKFFKEILEKQRVDTASGKSRLVIDEHSVKNKDVREVGTEWLCKQALDQLGLCSFLQHQGWEEEKIQLAYTHIISRCAYPASELRTSEWIRQNSSICEVTGYPISKVTKDKLYHITKELYNIKEALEKHLSYRTSELFDLEDEIILYDLTNTYYEGAMRSSQLAKFGRSKEKRSDAKLVVLALVVNLEGFVKYSQIFEGNMADSTSLQKLIEDLSLRTSSAQRKPTIVMDAGIATQKNLELLKSKKFEYMCVARSSLNKYTIDTDSDPVKIADKKGQPLTLQKVKVEGNTDTWLLVHSEAKAVKESGMNSRFSQRYEQGLENIRASLTKKSGVKKQEKVSERIGRLKAKYPSMNRYYDIQLAIDENGIVTELTWQQKPVEKKEGHYLLRTTLDEKQEATQWAVYNAIRNIEGSFRCLKNDLDLRPIFHKTDEASMAHLHLGILAYWTVNTLRYQLKAKGIQNEWTDIRRIMDTQKLVTTTMVDQYDQLITIRQCSEPEAKVMEIYTALNYKLQPFTRKKSVVPLSENQKIETPATRAKRSG, encoded by the coding sequence ATGGACCGTGTTCGTCATGAAATAATTTTACATCTGGGAAAGCTGGAAGAATTAGAAACACCTGAGCAAAAAAGGGACATGGCTATACGTATCAATACGCTGATGCGACAGTATCATCGTAAGGAGCTTGATTTGTTTAAGCATGAAGATCCACAAGTAGAAATATTAGCCCAGAAATTTTTCAAAGAGATCCTTGAAAAGCAGCGTGTAGACACAGCTTCAGGCAAGTCTCGTCTGGTCATAGACGAGCACAGTGTCAAAAACAAGGATGTTCGGGAAGTAGGCACAGAATGGCTGTGTAAGCAGGCCTTGGATCAGCTAGGGCTTTGCTCTTTCTTACAACATCAAGGGTGGGAGGAAGAAAAAATACAATTGGCTTATACACATATCATCAGCCGGTGCGCTTATCCTGCATCCGAACTGAGGACCAGCGAATGGATCCGGCAGAACTCCTCCATTTGCGAGGTCACAGGTTATCCCATAAGTAAAGTCACCAAGGATAAGCTATACCACATTACCAAGGAGCTTTACAACATTAAAGAAGCCCTGGAAAAGCACCTAAGTTATCGCACCAGTGAGCTTTTTGATCTGGAGGATGAAATCATCCTTTATGACCTAACGAACACGTATTATGAGGGCGCCATGCGCAGTAGCCAATTGGCTAAATTTGGGCGTAGTAAAGAAAAGCGCAGTGATGCCAAATTGGTGGTATTGGCATTGGTCGTGAACCTGGAAGGTTTCGTCAAATACTCTCAGATCTTTGAAGGCAATATGGCAGATAGCACCAGCCTGCAGAAGTTAATAGAGGACTTATCCCTCAGGACGTCTTCTGCGCAGCGAAAACCCACGATCGTCATGGACGCCGGGATCGCTACTCAAAAGAACCTGGAACTTCTTAAGAGCAAAAAGTTTGAATATATGTGCGTAGCAAGATCTAGCCTGAATAAATACACTATAGATACAGATAGTGATCCTGTTAAGATAGCGGACAAAAAAGGCCAACCCTTGACCCTGCAAAAAGTAAAAGTAGAGGGCAATACGGACACCTGGCTTCTTGTACATAGTGAAGCAAAGGCAGTGAAGGAATCCGGCATGAACAGTCGTTTCAGTCAGCGCTATGAACAAGGCCTGGAAAATATAAGGGCTAGCCTGACAAAGAAAAGTGGTGTCAAGAAACAGGAAAAGGTCAGTGAGCGGATAGGGCGGCTTAAAGCCAAATATCCAAGCATGAATAGATATTACGATATCCAACTAGCTATTGACGAAAATGGTATCGTAACGGAACTTACCTGGCAACAAAAGCCTGTGGAGAAAAAAGAGGGCCATTACCTGTTACGAACAACGCTTGATGAAAAACAGGAAGCCACGCAGTGGGCAGTGTATAATGCTATAAGGAACATTGAAGGCTCATTTCGTTGTTTGAAAAACGATCTGGATCTAAGACCCATCTTTCATAAAACAGATGAAGCCTCTATGGCACACCTGCATCTGGGTATCTTGGCTTACTGGACCGTTAATACACTCAGATATCAGCTTAAAGCGAAAGGCATCCAAAATGAATGGACCGACATCAGAAGAATTATGGATACCCAAAAACTGGTGACCACTACCATGGTCGATCAGTATGATCAGTTGATTACCATACGCCAATGTAGTGAACCGGAGGCTAAGGTTATGGAGATTTATACCGCATTAAATTACAAGCTCCAACCGTTCACTCGCAAAAAATCTGTAGTCCCACTTTCTGAAAATCAAAAAATTGAAACGCCTGCTACTAGGGCTAAACGATCGGGTTAA
- a CDS encoding DUF4293 domain-containing protein has product MIQRIQSLWLLLVVIIAALSFKFSFYVGTWMDGGVQHLQEPLNAYHPSVLVMIATVAVVIISLIAIFMFKSRRQQFWLIFLSFLLSLLLIYLYYFEINKYFLPGSGTMALTSIFVFALPVFLFMAMRGVRRDMKLLRSADRLRD; this is encoded by the coding sequence ATGATACAACGTATTCAATCCCTATGGTTATTGTTGGTAGTGATAATTGCAGCACTATCATTTAAATTTAGTTTTTATGTCGGCACATGGATGGATGGGGGTGTGCAGCATTTGCAGGAGCCTTTAAATGCTTATCATCCGTCTGTATTAGTCATGATTGCAACTGTGGCGGTGGTCATTATATCACTTATTGCAATCTTCATGTTCAAGAGCCGGCGTCAGCAATTTTGGCTGATATTCCTAAGCTTTTTATTAAGTCTCCTATTAATTTATTTATATTATTTTGAGATAAATAAATATTTCCTGCCTGGTAGTGGTACAATGGCTCTCACATCCATTTTTGTATTTGCACTACCTGTATTTTTATTTATGGCTATGCGCGGGGTTCGTAGAGATATGAAACTATTAAGAAGCGCTGACAGGCTGAGGGATTGA
- the secA gene encoding preprotein translocase subunit SecA — protein MIGILNKLLGGNKSEKDIKKIQPLVGKINEFFAQYASLSNDELRGKTAEFKTRIADYLKETDETIQTKKDAAEALPAGDMFGRDAIYQEVDKLGKDRDEKLEEVLKQILPEAFATMKETARRFKENTELISKATDLDRELAVHKKHIKIDGENAVYQNSWDAAGMTVNWTMLHYDVQLIGGMVLHEGKIAEMATGEGKTLVSTLPAYLNALAGQGVHIVTVNDYLARRDSEWNGPLYEWLGLKVDCIDKHQPNTAARRNAYLCDITYGTNNEFGFDYLRDNMVHNPDEMVQRKHHYAMIDEVDSVLIDDARTPLIISGPVGKDNATQLFFELKDRVASLVANQRQLCNNFLIEAKKKIGEGNDDAKEDGGGLALFRAHRGLPKTGSLIKFLSEPGMRQILQKVENYHLADQSREMPKADAELLFYIDEKNNSVELTDKGIKAITGLNEDPNFFNLPDIATDLANVEKDESLSPEEKLSKKEKLFNEYSTKTERIHTIQQLLKAYTLFEKDDEYVVIDGQVKIVDEQTGRIMEGRRYSDGLHQALEAKENVKIEASTQTYATVTLQNYFRMYHKLSGMTGTAETEAAEFWEIYKLDVVSIPTNVPVIRNDQHDLVYKTKREKYGAVIDKIEEYRNAGRPVLVGTTSVEISELLSRMLRQKQIPHNVLNAKQHAREAQVVAEAGLTGAVTIATNMAGRGTDIKLKDEVKAAGGLAIIGTERHDSRRVDLQLRGRAGRQGDPGSSLFYVSLEDDLMRMFGSERIAKVMDFAGYKAGEAIESGMITKSIERAQKKVEENNFGIRKHLLEYDDVMNKQRTVIYTKRNHALFGERLALDIDNAFYAVAENIAFNHKDANDYEGFRLDAIVHLALDTKISEEEFGKSNMNELADTLYNEAFENYQKHKDDIAKNALPVFKNIRQAQGQQIENVVVPFADGRKALQVLANMQKTIDSNGLELVNSLEKTLMLGFIDDAWKEHLRSMDDLKQSVRTVQYEQKDPLVIYKQEAFGLFAKMNSEVNVEIVTFLSHGNIPVETQQNGQLREGHERKTDLSGLHANKEEMDTIGNDYGANGNDYYDPSENVKQQPIVVGPKTGRNDPCPCGSGKKYKNCHGKDA, from the coding sequence ATGATTGGCATTTTAAATAAGTTGTTAGGCGGCAACAAATCTGAAAAAGACATAAAAAAGATTCAGCCTTTAGTGGGTAAGATCAATGAATTCTTCGCACAATATGCAAGCCTTTCAAATGATGAGTTGCGTGGCAAAACGGCAGAGTTTAAAACCCGTATTGCAGATTATTTAAAAGAAACTGACGAAACGATTCAAACCAAAAAAGATGCTGCCGAGGCATTACCGGCAGGAGATATGTTTGGACGCGACGCGATTTATCAGGAGGTGGATAAATTAGGAAAAGATCGTGATGAGAAGCTGGAAGAAGTGCTGAAGCAAATACTTCCGGAAGCTTTCGCAACCATGAAAGAAACAGCGCGAAGGTTTAAAGAAAATACAGAACTTATTTCCAAGGCGACTGATTTGGATCGTGAACTAGCTGTCCATAAAAAACATATAAAAATTGATGGCGAAAACGCTGTTTATCAAAACAGTTGGGATGCAGCCGGGATGACAGTCAATTGGACAATGTTGCATTATGATGTACAGTTGATTGGGGGTATGGTTTTGCACGAAGGTAAAATTGCCGAAATGGCAACGGGTGAAGGTAAAACACTTGTTTCCACATTGCCGGCCTATCTGAATGCTTTAGCAGGACAAGGGGTACACATTGTTACTGTAAACGATTATTTGGCTCGCCGTGATAGTGAATGGAATGGCCCATTATATGAGTGGCTGGGGTTAAAAGTAGATTGTATTGATAAACATCAGCCTAATACAGCGGCTCGCCGCAATGCATATTTATGCGATATTACTTATGGTACCAATAATGAATTTGGCTTTGATTATTTGCGTGATAATATGGTGCATAATCCGGATGAAATGGTACAACGCAAGCATCATTATGCCATGATTGATGAAGTGGATAGTGTATTAATTGATGATGCCCGTACACCCTTGATTATTTCCGGTCCTGTTGGGAAAGACAATGCGACGCAATTATTCTTTGAATTGAAGGATCGTGTGGCATCTTTAGTAGCAAATCAAAGACAATTGTGTAATAACTTTTTAATTGAAGCTAAAAAGAAGATTGGAGAAGGTAATGATGATGCGAAAGAAGACGGTGGTGGTTTGGCTTTGTTTCGTGCGCATCGCGGGTTACCTAAAACGGGGAGCCTTATTAAGTTCTTAAGTGAACCAGGTATGCGTCAGATTTTGCAAAAGGTAGAAAATTATCACTTAGCTGATCAGTCAAGAGAAATGCCTAAAGCTGATGCTGAGCTTTTATTTTATATAGATGAAAAAAATAATTCAGTAGAATTAACAGATAAAGGTATAAAAGCTATCACGGGTTTAAATGAGGACCCTAATTTCTTTAATTTGCCTGACATCGCAACAGATTTGGCAAATGTAGAAAAAGATGAATCTTTATCCCCGGAAGAGAAATTATCGAAGAAAGAAAAACTGTTTAATGAATATAGTACTAAGACAGAGCGAATTCATACCATCCAGCAATTACTAAAAGCCTATACATTATTTGAAAAAGATGATGAATATGTGGTGATTGACGGGCAGGTAAAAATTGTGGATGAGCAAACTGGCCGTATTATGGAAGGCCGTAGGTATTCTGATGGCTTGCACCAAGCTTTGGAAGCTAAAGAGAATGTAAAAATTGAAGCATCTACACAGACCTATGCCACCGTTACTTTACAGAACTATTTCCGTATGTACCACAAATTGAGTGGTATGACCGGTACGGCTGAAACAGAAGCTGCTGAATTTTGGGAGATCTATAAATTAGATGTTGTTTCTATACCTACGAATGTTCCGGTAATCAGAAATGATCAACACGATCTTGTTTACAAAACAAAGCGTGAAAAATATGGTGCTGTTATTGATAAAATTGAAGAATATAGAAATGCAGGAAGGCCGGTTTTGGTGGGTACAACCTCTGTTGAAATAAGTGAATTGCTAAGTCGTATGTTGCGCCAGAAGCAAATTCCGCATAATGTATTAAATGCCAAACAGCATGCTCGTGAGGCACAGGTAGTTGCAGAAGCAGGCCTTACAGGAGCTGTTACCATCGCCACTAATATGGCTGGTCGGGGTACAGATATTAAACTCAAAGATGAAGTAAAAGCTGCCGGTGGTTTGGCAATTATCGGTACTGAAAGACACGATAGCCGTCGTGTGGATCTACAGTTACGTGGTCGTGCCGGTCGTCAAGGAGATCCGGGATCTTCATTGTTTTATGTCTCTTTGGAAGATGATCTGATGCGTATGTTTGGTAGTGAGCGCATTGCTAAGGTGATGGACTTTGCCGGTTATAAAGCAGGGGAAGCAATCGAAAGTGGCATGATTACAAAGTCTATAGAACGTGCACAGAAAAAAGTTGAAGAAAATAACTTTGGTATTCGTAAGCACTTGTTGGAATATGATGATGTGATGAATAAACAACGTACGGTTATTTATACAAAAAGAAACCATGCTTTGTTCGGAGAGCGCTTAGCTTTGGATATAGATAACGCATTTTATGCAGTAGCAGAAAATATTGCGTTTAATCATAAAGATGCGAATGATTACGAAGGTTTCCGTTTAGATGCCATTGTCCATTTAGCCTTAGATACTAAAATTTCTGAAGAGGAGTTTGGTAAGAGTAATATGAATGAATTGGCAGATACTTTGTACAATGAAGCATTTGAAAATTATCAAAAACACAAAGATGATATAGCTAAAAACGCTTTACCAGTATTTAAAAACATTCGTCAGGCACAGGGACAACAAATTGAAAATGTAGTAGTCCCTTTTGCTGATGGACGCAAAGCATTACAGGTGTTAGCGAATATGCAAAAAACAATTGACAGTAATGGTCTTGAATTGGTAAATTCTTTGGAAAAAACTTTGATGCTTGGCTTTATAGACGATGCCTGGAAGGAACATCTTCGTTCAATGGACGATTTAAAACAAAGTGTACGTACGGTACAATACGAACAGAAAGATCCATTGGTCATTTACAAACAGGAAGCATTTGGCTTATTTGCCAAGATGAATAGTGAAGTGAACGTAGAAATTGTAACATTCCTTTCGCACGGAAATATTCCGGTAGAGACACAACAAAACGGGCAGCTTCGTGAAGGACATGAACGAAAAACAGATTTGAGTGGTCTACATGCTAATAAAGAAGAGATGGATACCATTGGCAATGACTATGGGGCAAATGGTAACGACTATTACGACCCAAGTGAAAATGTAAAACAACAACCCATTGTTGTTGGCCCAAAAACAGGCCGCAACGATCCTTGTCCATGTGGTAGTGGCAAGAAATATAAAAACTGCCATGGGAAAGATGCTTAA
- a CDS encoding GNAT family N-acetyltransferase has protein sequence MKRLLLGLNDRVKLQCGLIAMAGQRMFPQPYAEISAVCTHPDFRGRGLAADLIQSQIHRMQSIAAIPFLHVLAENIAAIKLYEKLGFEKRKEFIVYTIEPVL, from the coding sequence TTGAAACGCCTGCTACTAGGGCTAAACGATCGGGTTAAGTTGCAATGTGGGTTAATCGCGATGGCCGGTCAGAGAATGTTCCCGCAACCTTATGCTGAAATAAGTGCTGTTTGTACGCATCCGGACTTTAGGGGCAGGGGGCTGGCCGCTGATCTAATACAAAGTCAAATTCATAGAATGCAGTCCATCGCTGCAATACCCTTCCTACATGTACTTGCAGAAAATATAGCCGCAATAAAACTATATGAGAAGCTGGGTTTTGAAAAGAGAAAAGAATTTATTGTTTATACAATTGAACCTGTTTTATAA
- the purE gene encoding 5-(carboxyamino)imidazole ribonucleotide mutase, which yields MNNSTIPKVGIIMGSDSDLKIMQDAAVILKEFKIPFELTVVSAHRTPERMVKYAQTAATRGLCVIIAGAGGAAHLPGMIASLTTLPVIGVPIKSSNSIDGWDSVLSILQMPNGVPVATVALNAAKNAGLLAAQILAIADESLAERYSTYKKQLQQSVDEKINHLKSEWPNEFDS from the coding sequence ATGAATAATAGTACTATACCTAAAGTTGGCATTATCATGGGTAGCGATAGTGACCTGAAAATAATGCAGGATGCAGCAGTCATCTTAAAAGAATTTAAAATACCATTTGAGCTAACTGTCGTATCTGCACATCGCACTCCTGAACGAATGGTAAAGTATGCACAAACGGCAGCTACTCGTGGTCTTTGTGTAATAATTGCCGGGGCCGGAGGTGCGGCTCATTTACCGGGAATGATAGCCTCACTTACCACTCTACCGGTTATTGGAGTCCCCATTAAATCTTCTAATTCTATTGATGGATGGGATTCGGTGCTATCTATTTTACAAATGCCCAATGGGGTTCCTGTCGCAACAGTTGCATTGAATGCCGCAAAAAACGCAGGTCTCTTAGCAGCACAAATCTTGGCAATAGCTGACGAATCACTGGCAGAAAGATATAGCACTTATAAAAAACAATTACAACAATCAGTTGATGAAAAAATCAATCACTTAAAAAGTGAATGGCCGAATGAATTTGATTCCTAA
- the ffh gene encoding signal recognition particle protein: MFNNLSERLEGAFKNLKGEARISELNIANTVKDIRRALLDADVNYKIAKEFTDRVKEKATGEKVINAISPGQLMVKIVQDELTELMGGVEAQFDISAKPTIILVAGLQGSGKTTFCGKLANYLKTKKGKSPLLVAGDIYRPAAIDQLQVLGEQIGVEVFSERENKNAVSIAENALKYAKEKAKNVIIIDTAGRLAVDEMMMEEVANIKQAAKPNEILFVVDSMTGQDAVNTAKAFNDRLDFTGVVLTKLDGDTRGGAALTIKYTVQKPIKFVSSGEKLDTLDVFYPGRMAQRILGMGDITSLVEKAQEQYDEEKAKRLEKKIRKNQFDFQDFMEQLQQIKKMGNLKDIMGMIPGVGKAIKDVDISDDAFKGVEAIISSMTPFERANPDSIDASRRNRIAKGAGKQLHEVNAFMKQFEQMRQMMKGMSKMPMGMMGGMGAMRGMRK, encoded by the coding sequence ATGTTTAATAATCTCTCGGAGCGTTTAGAAGGTGCATTTAAGAATCTGAAAGGTGAGGCGCGCATATCAGAATTAAATATCGCCAATACCGTAAAAGACATACGTCGTGCACTTTTGGATGCGGATGTGAACTATAAAATTGCCAAAGAATTTACCGATAGGGTAAAAGAAAAGGCTACCGGCGAAAAAGTAATTAATGCCATTAGCCCGGGTCAATTGATGGTAAAAATTGTGCAGGATGAATTGACAGAATTGATGGGTGGAGTAGAAGCACAGTTTGATATTAGCGCAAAACCTACAATTATTTTGGTTGCAGGATTACAAGGGAGTGGTAAAACTACTTTCTGCGGCAAGTTGGCCAACTATTTAAAAACTAAAAAAGGCAAATCACCATTGTTGGTGGCGGGTGATATTTACCGCCCTGCGGCCATAGACCAATTGCAGGTTTTGGGAGAACAGATTGGCGTAGAAGTTTTTAGTGAACGTGAAAACAAAAATGCCGTTTCAATTGCGGAAAACGCTCTTAAATACGCAAAAGAAAAGGCTAAAAATGTAATCATTATAGATACTGCCGGCCGTTTGGCAGTGGATGAAATGATGATGGAAGAAGTGGCAAATATAAAACAGGCCGCTAAACCCAACGAGATCTTGTTTGTAGTGGATTCGATGACAGGGCAGGATGCGGTAAATACAGCTAAAGCCTTTAATGATCGGCTCGACTTTACCGGCGTTGTATTGACTAAATTGGATGGGGATACCCGCGGTGGTGCGGCTTTGACGATTAAATATACCGTTCAGAAGCCCATTAAGTTCGTGAGTAGTGGTGAGAAACTGGATACATTGGATGTGTTTTATCCCGGTCGTATGGCGCAACGTATTCTTGGTATGGGCGACATTACTTCCTTGGTAGAAAAAGCACAGGAACAATATGATGAAGAGAAGGCGAAGAGACTGGAGAAGAAAATCCGCAAAAATCAATTTGACTTTCAGGATTTTATGGAGCAGTTGCAACAGATAAAAAAGATGGGCAATCTGAAAGATATTATGGGGATGATTCCCGGTGTAGGAAAGGCGATAAAAGATGTGGATATCAGCGATGATGCATTTAAAGGTGTAGAAGCTATTATAAGCTCAATGACACCTTTTGAACGCGCAAACCCAGATAGTATTGATGCTTCGCGCAGGAATCGTATTGCGAAAGGTGCCGGCAAACAATTGCATGAGGTCAATGCTTTTATGAAGCAGTTTGAACAAATGCGCCAGATGATGAAAGGTATGAGTAAAATGCCCATGGGTATGATGGGTGGTATGGGTGCGATGCGGGGTATGAGGAAATAA
- the atpG gene encoding ATP synthase F1 subunit gamma, with protein MSGQLKEVRNRIQSVQSTQQITKAMKMVSAAKLRRAQDAIIQMRPYAQKLQEVLSNIISSLQGESNIKLAEERPIEKVLLIVITSDRGLAGAYNANVVKAAKLAIATKYQKQADKGNVNIWNIGKKGWEAFSKAGYSTNDKYKDMFVNLNFAHVQEAAQAAIHAFENREFDAVEIVYSEFVNAAVQKFAAEPFLPIPKIEKKAGQKNVDFIFEPNKEKLIAELMPKILNTQLYKAVLDAQASEHGARMTAMDKASENANEILRNLKISYNRARQAAITTELTEIVSGAAALQG; from the coding sequence ATGTCAGGCCAGTTAAAAGAAGTTCGCAACCGGATACAGTCAGTACAATCTACACAGCAGATTACGAAAGCCATGAAAATGGTTAGTGCCGCTAAATTGCGCCGTGCGCAAGATGCAATCATACAAATGCGTCCTTATGCACAGAAGCTGCAGGAAGTATTGAGTAATATCATCAGCAGTCTACAAGGCGAAAGCAATATTAAGCTTGCGGAAGAAAGGCCTATAGAAAAAGTATTGCTTATCGTAATAACGAGTGATCGCGGATTGGCAGGCGCCTACAATGCCAACGTTGTAAAAGCTGCGAAACTAGCCATTGCAACTAAATATCAAAAACAAGCTGATAAGGGAAATGTAAATATCTGGAATATTGGTAAAAAAGGTTGGGAAGCTTTCTCAAAAGCAGGCTACAGCACCAATGACAAATATAAAGATATGTTTGTCAATCTAAATTTTGCACATGTTCAGGAAGCGGCACAAGCAGCTATTCATGCATTTGAAAATAGAGAATTCGATGCCGTTGAAATTGTTTATAGCGAATTTGTAAATGCGGCCGTGCAAAAATTTGCAGCGGAGCCTTTCCTTCCTATTCCTAAAATAGAAAAGAAAGCAGGTCAAAAAAATGTTGATTTCATCTTTGAACCCAATAAAGAGAAATTAATTGCTGAATTGATGCCTAAAATATTAAACACGCAATTATATAAAGCCGTATTAGATGCACAAGCAAGTGAGCACGGTGCACGTATGACAGCAATGGATAAAGCTAGCGAAAACGCAAATGAAATTTTGCGTAACCTAAAAATATCTTACAATCGTGCGCGTCAGGCAGCCATAACAACTGAACTTACAGAAATTGTAAGTGGCGCAGCTGCTTTACAGGGCTAA
- a CDS encoding S1/P1 nuclease: MKYLLKFVLMTLALLMIVQFSYAWGTTGHRVVAEIAQRNLTKKAQRNLYKLMGKGPLAFWANWPDFIKSDTTDKWKSTSPWHYVDVQGHISEPDFIQALKDISHKSLYSQIPAMEKQLADKSLPVEQRKIALMFLVHFIGDLEQPLHVGRPDDAGGNKITEYWFGKKTNLHSIWDSELIDFQKWSYTEYATVLNIDDKNQIKAIQGGSLEDWFYQSHQLADEVYDRTPANSRLSYDYNYIFINKLNQQLLYGGLRLAKVLNEILG; this comes from the coding sequence ATGAAATATCTGCTGAAGTTTGTTTTAATGACCCTGGCCTTACTGATGATTGTGCAATTCTCCTATGCTTGGGGTACCACCGGACACAGGGTGGTTGCTGAAATTGCGCAGCGAAATCTTACAAAAAAGGCGCAGCGAAACTTATATAAATTAATGGGCAAAGGGCCTCTGGCCTTTTGGGCTAATTGGCCTGATTTTATTAAATCGGACACTACAGATAAATGGAAGTCCACCAGCCCATGGCACTACGTGGACGTACAAGGTCATATTTCTGAGCCTGACTTTATTCAAGCACTTAAGGATATCTCACACAAAAGCCTATACTCGCAAATCCCTGCCATGGAAAAGCAGTTGGCGGATAAATCTTTGCCTGTAGAACAACGTAAAATAGCCTTAATGTTCCTGGTGCATTTTATAGGCGATCTGGAACAACCTTTGCATGTTGGACGCCCGGATGATGCAGGTGGGAATAAAATCACTGAATATTGGTTCGGTAAAAAGACCAATCTTCACAGTATTTGGGATTCTGAACTAATAGATTTTCAGAAATGGAGTTATACCGAATATGCGACTGTTTTAAATATTGATGATAAAAATCAAATTAAAGCTATTCAAGGTGGTAGCTTGGAGGATTGGTTTTATCAATCACATCAGTTAGCCGATGAAGTATATGACAGAACACCTGCCAATTCAAGATTAAGCTATGACTATAATTATATTTTTATAAATAAATTGAACCAGCAATTGCTATACGGGGGATTGCGTTTGGCAAAAGTATTAAATGAAATACTCGGGTAG
- the scpB gene encoding SMC-Scp complex subunit ScpB — translation MEISQIIPHIESLVFASERPITSLEIVEFINNAFGFLEQQISLDQVEIALEGIREKYSSAHYPFEVIQSGGGWQFLTKPIFYNTIAQLNGEKFLKKLSNASLETLSIIAYKQPITKGEIESIRGVNSDYSVQKLLEKELIIICGRNEELPGKPLIYATSKGFMDYFGLNSPDDLPKIKEVLAEQMVEATTQLRTTENNEDFDIFRDEKQKDKIEGDTIEMPELPLEDNLSAEENTNNE, via the coding sequence ATGGAAATAAGCCAAATTATCCCACATATTGAATCCTTGGTATTTGCAAGTGAAAGACCAATTACCAGTCTGGAAATAGTGGAATTTATTAATAATGCATTTGGGTTTTTGGAACAGCAAATCTCGCTGGATCAGGTAGAAATCGCATTAGAGGGTATCCGGGAGAAATACAGTTCAGCACATTACCCTTTTGAAGTTATTCAAAGTGGCGGTGGATGGCAGTTCCTTACCAAGCCTATTTTTTATAATACCATTGCGCAGCTGAACGGTGAAAAATTTTTAAAGAAATTATCCAACGCCTCCCTGGAAACGCTTTCTATCATCGCTTACAAACAGCCTATCACTAAAGGAGAAATAGAAAGTATTCGTGGTGTCAACAGCGATTATAGTGTTCAAAAATTATTGGAGAAGGAATTGATTATTATTTGTGGAAGAAATGAAGAGTTGCCGGGCAAACCATTAATATATGCTACATCAAAGGGGTTTATGGATTATTTTGGGCTAAACTCTCCGGATGATTTGCCTAAAATAAAGGAAGTTCTAGCTGAACAAATGGTAGAGGCAACCACGCAATTAAGAACAACAGAAAATAATGAAGATTTTGACATTTTTAGAGATGAAAAGCAAAAGGACAAAATCGAAGGAGATACAATTGAAATGCCTGAGTTACCTTTAGAAGATAATTTATCCGCAGAAGAAAATACAAACAATGAATAA